The Scomber scombrus chromosome 5, fScoSco1.1, whole genome shotgun sequence genome window below encodes:
- the cluha gene encoding clustered mitochondria protein homolog isoform X1: MVSKTDDIPASVPSCNPADLADEAGDGAQDGKETSKTRLKESCGCGHSADKAMVNGDGAQEHTEEAELKQDGNGEVDGGEESNEQEVIVIQDTGFTVKIQAPGTEPFDLQVSPQEMVQEIHQVLMDREDTCHRTCFSLQLDGNVLDNFAELKSIEGLQEASLLKVVEEPYTVREARIHVRHIRDLLKSLDPSDAYNGVDCNSLSFLSIFTDGDLGDSGKRKKKGSELEQIDCTPPEHILPSSKDRPLVPLQPQNKDWKPMQCLKVLTMSGWNPPPGNRKMHGDLMYLYIVTVEERHVSVTASTRGFYLNQSTTYNFNPKPANPSFLSHSLVELLSQISPAFKKNFTALQKKRVQRHPFERIATPFQVYSWTAPQVDHAMDCVRAEDAYTSRLGYEEHIPGQTRDWNEELQTTRELPRKNLPERLLRERAIFKVHSDFAAAATRGAMAVIDGNVMAINPGEETRMQMFIWNNIFFSLGFDVRDHYRELGGDAAAHAAPTNDLNGVRAYGAVDVEGLYTLGTVVVDYRGYRVTAQSIIPGILEREQEQSVIYGSIDFGKTVVSHSKYMELLEKTSRPLKVQRHNVLNEKNDKVELCSSVECKGIIGNDGRHYILDLLRTFPPDLNFLPVDGEELPPESQRLGFPRQHRHRLACLRQELIEAFVEHRYLLFMKMAALQLMQQKANKDTNKSETPAITETSETTTESNADTTQTQTTASDSPSEPNAEVSTDNSTSAASQATTEEEENSSKPASNGPLDPATTQNGECKSPLEGKELEEIIPGLAQAKELAETLVAEDGSGIDPKSREVVLNACKAVGSISNTSFDIRFNPDIFSPGVRFPEDSADDVQKQKQLLKDAAAFLVSCQIPSLVKDCLDHSALPMDGATLTEALHQRGINIRYLGTVLDFVDKTPAKSQLEHFYRIGISELITRCAKHIFKTYLQGVELSALSAAVSHFLNCFLSSFPDAVAHLPPDELVSRRKNRKRRNRVPGGGDNTAWASLTPSELWKNIASEALSYYHFTIQCDSVDQVVEKYNLQKSTLLREISIKTGIQILIKEYNFDSRHKPAFTEEDILNIFPVVKHVNPKASDAFHFFQSGQAKVQQGFLKEGCELINEALNLFNNVYGAMHVEICACLRLLARLNYIMGDHAEALSNQQKAVLMSERVLGIEHPNTIQEYMHLALYCFANGQLSTALKLLYRARYLMLLVCSEDHPEMALLDSNIGLVLHGVMEYDLSLRFLENALTINTKYHGPRSLKVALSHHLVARVYESKAEFRSALQHEKEGYTIYKNQMGEAHEKTKESSEYLKYLTQQAVALQRTMNEIYKNGSNASIMPLKFTAPSMASVLEQLNIINGIIFIPLSQKDLENLKAEVQRRQQLQEFGKIEDPSDDSPLELEDKIPID, encoded by the exons ATGGTGAGCAAGACAGATGACATCCCGGCGTCAGTGCCGAGCTGTAATCCGGCTGATCTTGCAGATGAAGCCGGCGATGGAGCCCAGGACGGCAAGGAAACCAGCAAGACACGTCTGAAGGAGTCCTGCGGCTGTG GGCACAGTGCAGATAAAGCCATGGTGAACGGTGACGGGGCACAGGAGCACACGGAGGAGGCGGAATTGAAGCAGGATGGGAACGGCGAGGTGGACGGAGGAGAGGAGTCTAACGAACAGGAAGTGATAGTGATCCAGGACACAGGCTTCACCGTTAAGATCCAGGCACCTGGGACAGAGCCATTCGACCTCCAG gTGTCTCCCCAGGAAATGGTGCAGGAGATCCATCAGGTGTTGATGGACCGCGAAGACACCTGCCACCGCACCTGCTTCTCACTGCAGCTGGATGGAAACGTGCTGGACAACTTTGCTGAGCTCAAGTCCATTGAGGGCCTGCAGGAGGCCTCGCTGCTCAAAGTGGTGGAAG AGCCATACACAGTCCGCGAAGCCCGCATCCACGTGCGTCACATCAGAGACCTCCTGAAAAGTCTGGACCCATCAGACGCCTACAATGGAGTGGACTGCaactccctctccttcctcagcATCTTCACTGACGGAGACCTGGGAG ATAGCGgtaagaggaagaagaagggcaGCGAGCTGGAGCAGATTGACTGCACTCCCCCAGAGCACATCCTCCCCAGTAGCAAAGATCGCCCCCTGGTGCCCCTCCAGCCACAGAACAAGGACTGGAAG CCTATGCAGTGCCTGAAGGTCCTGACCATGAGCGGCTGGAACCCTCCACCTGGCAACAGGAAGATGCACGGCGACCTAATGTACCTGTACATCGTGACTGTGGAGGAGCGCCACGTCAGCGTCACTGCCTCTACTCGCGGTTTCTACCTCAACCA ATCTACTACCTACAACTTCAACCCTAAACCAGCCAACCCAAGCTTCCTGAGCCATTCTCTGGTGGAGCTGCTGAGCCAGATCAGCCCCGCCTTCAAGAAGAACTTCACTGCCCTGCAGAAGAAAAG GGTCCAGAGACACCCGTTTGAGAGGATAGCCACACCTTTCCAGGTGTATAGCTGGACCGCTCCGCAGGTAGACCACGCCATGGACTGCGTTAGAGCTGAGGATGCCTACACCTCTCGTCTGGGTTATGAGGAGCACATACCTGGACAG ACAAGAGATTGGAATGAGGAGCTGCAAACCACTAGAGAGCTTCCCCGGAAAAACCTGCCTGAGCGTCTGCTGAGGGAGCGCGCCATATTCAAG GTTCACAGTGACTTTGCAGCAGCTGCCACTCGTGGCGCGATGGCAGTCATTGATGGCAACGTAATGGCCATCAACCCCGGTGAGGAAACACGCATGCAGATGTTTATCTGGAACAACATCTTCTTCAGCCTGGGCTTCGATGTGAGGGACCATTATCGTGAGCTGGGTGGCGATGCCGCTGCCCACGCTGCACCCACCAATGACTTGAACGGAGTACGAGCTTACGGGGCCGTGGATGTGGAGGGTCTGTACACTCTGGGGACAGTGGTGGTGGACTATAGAGGCTACCGTGTCACTGCTCAGTCCATCATCCCAGGTATCCTGGAGCGCGAGCAGGAGCAGAGCGTCATCTACGGCTCCATTGACTTTGGAAAGACTGTTGTGTCTCACAGCAAATACATGGAGCTGCTGGAGAAGACCAGCAGGCCACTCAAG GTCCAGAGGCACAATGTGCTGAATGAGAAGAACGACAAAGTGGAGCTGTGCTCCTCAGTCGAGTGTAAGGGCATCATCGGGAATGATGGTCGTCACTACATTCTGGATCTTCTTCGTACCTTCCCTCCTGACCTTAACTTCCTGCCTGTGGATGGAGAGGAGCTTCCTCCAGAGAGTCAGCGCCTAGGCTTCCCCCGTCAGCACCGCCACCGCCTGGCTTGTCTACGCCAGGAGCTCATCGAGGCCTTTGTCGAGCACAG ATATCTTCTCTTCATGAAGATGGCAGCGTTACAGCTCATGCAACAGAAAGCAAACAAGGACACTAACAAGAGTGAAACACCTGCTATCACAGAGACCTCAGAAACAACCACAGAGAGCAATGCTGATACAACCCAGACACAGACCACAGCTTCAGATTCTCCTAGTGAACCTAATGCAGAGGTCTCTACAGACAACAGCACCTCTGCTGCCTCACAGGCAACgactgaggaggaagaaaacTCCTCGAAGCCCGCCAGTAACGGGCCTCTAGACCCCGCAACTACACAGAATGGGGAATGCAAGAGCCCACTGGAGGGTAAGGAGCTTGAGGAAATTATTCCAGGATTAGCTCAGGCCAAAGAGCTAGCGGAGACCTTAGTTGCCGAAGATGGATCTGGTATTG ATCCCAAAAGCCGCGAGGTCGTCCTCAATGCCTGCAAGGCAGTCGGCTCCATCAGCAACACATCTTTCGACATTCGCTTCAACCCTGATATCTTCTCCCCAG GAGTGCGTTTCCCAGAAGATAGCGCAGATGATGTCCAGAAGCAGAAGCAGCTACTCAAAGACGCTGCTGCCTTCCTGGTTTCCTGTCAGATCCCATCATTG GTTAAAGACTGTTTGGACCACAGCGCTCTGCCAATGGATGGAGCCACACTGACGGAGGCTTTGCACCAGAGAGGCATCAATATTCGCTACCTGGGCACCGTTCTGGATTTTGTGGACAAAACTCCTGCTAAATCCCAGCTGGAGCACTTCTAT AGAATAGGAATCAGTGAGCTGATCACCAGATGTGCAAAACATATCTTCAAGACATACCTCCAG GGCGTAGAGTTGTCTGCTCTCTCTGCCGCTGTAAGCCATTTCCTGAACTGCTTCCTGAGCTCTTTCCCCGACGCTGTTGCCCACCTGCCTCCTGACGAGCTGGTGTCACGCCGCAAAAACCGCAAACGCCGCAACCGGGTCCCCGGTGGTGGAGACAACACAGCGTGGGCCAGCCTGACGCCCAGCGAGCTGTGGAAGAACATCGCCTCTGAGGCTCTGAGCTACTATCACTTCACCATACAGTG TGACAGCGTGGACCAGGTGGTGGAGAAATACAACCTTCAGAAATCCACTCTGCTCAGAGAAATATCTATCAAAACGGGCATCCAG ATTCTGATAAAGGAGTACAACTTCGACAGCCGCCACAAACCCGCATTCACAGAGGAGGACATCTTGAATATTTTCCCTGTTGTGAAGCATGTGAACCCCAAAGCCTCAGACGCCTTCCACTTCTTCCAGAGCGGCCAGGCCAAGGTGCAGCAAG GTTTTCTGAAGGAAGGTTGTGAGCTGATCAACGAGGCTCTGAATCTTTTCAACAACGTGTACGGAGCCATGCATGTAGAGATCTGTGCCTGCTTGCGCCTGCTGGCTCGCCTTAATTACATCATGGGTGACCATGCTGAG GCCCTCAGCAACCAGCAAAAGGCTGTTCTGATGAGCGAAAGAGTCCTTGGCATCGAACACCCCAACACAATTCAAGAATAT ATGCATTTGGCTCTGTACTGCTTCGCCAATGGCCAGCTGTCGACCGCTCTGAAGCTGCTTTACCGTGCCCGTTACCTCATGTTGTTGGTTTGCAGTGAGGACCACCCAGAGATGGCACTGCTAGAC AGTAACATCGGACTGGTACTGCATGGAGTAATGGAGTATGATTTATCTCTGAGGTTCCTGGAGAACGCCTTGACCATCAACACAAAGTACCATGGACCCCGGTCCCTCAAAGTAGCCCTCAG CCATCATTTGGTCGCGAGGGTTTACGAGAGCAAGGCTGAGTTCCGCTCGGCACTGCAGCACGAAAAGGAGGGATACACCATCTACAAGAACCAG ATGGGTGAGGCACATGAGAAAACCAAGGAGAGCTCCGAGTACCTGAAGTACCTCACCCAACAAGCTGTGGCTCTGCAGAGAACCATGAACGAGATCTACAAGAACGGCTCCAACGCCAGCATCATGCCCCTCAAG TTCACTGCTCCCAGCATGGCCAGCGTCCTTGAACAGCTCAACATTATCAATGGCATCATCTTCATACCTCTCAG ccaAAAGGATTTAGAAAACCTGAAGGCAGAGGTGCAGAGgcggcagcagctgcaggagtttGGAAAGATTGAGGATCCCAGTGATGACAGCCCACTGGAACTAGAGGACAAAATTCCCATTGATTAA
- the cluha gene encoding clustered mitochondria protein homolog isoform X3 produces the protein MVSKTDDIPASVPSCNPADLADEAGDGAQDGKETSKTRLKESCGCGHSADKAMVNGDGAQEHTEEAELKQDGNGEVDGGEESNEQEVIVIQDTGFTVKIQAPGTEPFDLQVSPQEMVQEIHQVLMDREDTCHRTCFSLQLDGNVLDNFAELKSIEGLQEASLLKVVEEPYTVREARIHVRHIRDLLKSLDPSDAYNGVDCNSLSFLSIFTDGDLGDSGKRKKKGSELEQIDCTPPEHILPSSKDRPLVPLQPQNKDWKPMQCLKVLTMSGWNPPPGNRKMHGDLMYLYIVTVEERHVSVTASTRGFYLNQSTTYNFNPKPANPSFLSHSLVELLSQISPAFKKNFTALQKKRVQRHPFERIATPFQVYSWTAPQVDHAMDCVRAEDAYTSRLGYEEHIPGQTRDWNEELQTTRELPRKNLPERLLRERAIFKVHSDFAAAATRGAMAVIDGNVMAINPGEETRMQMFIWNNIFFSLGFDVRDHYRELGGDAAAHAAPTNDLNGVRAYGAVDVEGLYTLGTVVVDYRGYRVTAQSIIPGILEREQEQSVIYGSIDFGKTVVSHSKYMELLEKTSRPLKVQRHNVLNEKNDKVELCSSVECKGIIGNDGRHYILDLLRTFPPDLNFLPVDGEELPPESQRLGFPRQHRHRLACLRQELIEAFVEHRYLLFMKMAALQLMQQKANKDTNKSETPAITETSETTTESNADTTQTQTTASDSPSEPNAEVSTDNSTSAASQATTEEEENSSKPASNGPLDPATTQNGECKSPLEDPKSREVVLNACKAVGSISNTSFDIRFNPDIFSPGVRFPEDSADDVQKQKQLLKDAAAFLVSCQIPSLVKDCLDHSALPMDGATLTEALHQRGINIRYLGTVLDFVDKTPAKSQLEHFYRIGISELITRCAKHIFKTYLQGVELSALSAAVSHFLNCFLSSFPDAVAHLPPDELVSRRKNRKRRNRVPGGGDNTAWASLTPSELWKNIASEALSYYHFTIQCDSVDQVVEKYNLQKSTLLREISIKTGIQILIKEYNFDSRHKPAFTEEDILNIFPVVKHVNPKASDAFHFFQSGQAKVQQGFLKEGCELINEALNLFNNVYGAMHVEICACLRLLARLNYIMGDHAEALSNQQKAVLMSERVLGIEHPNTIQEYMHLALYCFANGQLSTALKLLYRARYLMLLVCSEDHPEMALLDSNIGLVLHGVMEYDLSLRFLENALTINTKYHGPRSLKVALSHHLVARVYESKAEFRSALQHEKEGYTIYKNQMGEAHEKTKESSEYLKYLTQQAVALQRTMNEIYKNGSNASIMPLKFTAPSMASVLEQLNIINGIIFIPLSQKDLENLKAEVQRRQQLQEFGKIEDPSDDSPLELEDKIPID, from the exons ATGGTGAGCAAGACAGATGACATCCCGGCGTCAGTGCCGAGCTGTAATCCGGCTGATCTTGCAGATGAAGCCGGCGATGGAGCCCAGGACGGCAAGGAAACCAGCAAGACACGTCTGAAGGAGTCCTGCGGCTGTG GGCACAGTGCAGATAAAGCCATGGTGAACGGTGACGGGGCACAGGAGCACACGGAGGAGGCGGAATTGAAGCAGGATGGGAACGGCGAGGTGGACGGAGGAGAGGAGTCTAACGAACAGGAAGTGATAGTGATCCAGGACACAGGCTTCACCGTTAAGATCCAGGCACCTGGGACAGAGCCATTCGACCTCCAG gTGTCTCCCCAGGAAATGGTGCAGGAGATCCATCAGGTGTTGATGGACCGCGAAGACACCTGCCACCGCACCTGCTTCTCACTGCAGCTGGATGGAAACGTGCTGGACAACTTTGCTGAGCTCAAGTCCATTGAGGGCCTGCAGGAGGCCTCGCTGCTCAAAGTGGTGGAAG AGCCATACACAGTCCGCGAAGCCCGCATCCACGTGCGTCACATCAGAGACCTCCTGAAAAGTCTGGACCCATCAGACGCCTACAATGGAGTGGACTGCaactccctctccttcctcagcATCTTCACTGACGGAGACCTGGGAG ATAGCGgtaagaggaagaagaagggcaGCGAGCTGGAGCAGATTGACTGCACTCCCCCAGAGCACATCCTCCCCAGTAGCAAAGATCGCCCCCTGGTGCCCCTCCAGCCACAGAACAAGGACTGGAAG CCTATGCAGTGCCTGAAGGTCCTGACCATGAGCGGCTGGAACCCTCCACCTGGCAACAGGAAGATGCACGGCGACCTAATGTACCTGTACATCGTGACTGTGGAGGAGCGCCACGTCAGCGTCACTGCCTCTACTCGCGGTTTCTACCTCAACCA ATCTACTACCTACAACTTCAACCCTAAACCAGCCAACCCAAGCTTCCTGAGCCATTCTCTGGTGGAGCTGCTGAGCCAGATCAGCCCCGCCTTCAAGAAGAACTTCACTGCCCTGCAGAAGAAAAG GGTCCAGAGACACCCGTTTGAGAGGATAGCCACACCTTTCCAGGTGTATAGCTGGACCGCTCCGCAGGTAGACCACGCCATGGACTGCGTTAGAGCTGAGGATGCCTACACCTCTCGTCTGGGTTATGAGGAGCACATACCTGGACAG ACAAGAGATTGGAATGAGGAGCTGCAAACCACTAGAGAGCTTCCCCGGAAAAACCTGCCTGAGCGTCTGCTGAGGGAGCGCGCCATATTCAAG GTTCACAGTGACTTTGCAGCAGCTGCCACTCGTGGCGCGATGGCAGTCATTGATGGCAACGTAATGGCCATCAACCCCGGTGAGGAAACACGCATGCAGATGTTTATCTGGAACAACATCTTCTTCAGCCTGGGCTTCGATGTGAGGGACCATTATCGTGAGCTGGGTGGCGATGCCGCTGCCCACGCTGCACCCACCAATGACTTGAACGGAGTACGAGCTTACGGGGCCGTGGATGTGGAGGGTCTGTACACTCTGGGGACAGTGGTGGTGGACTATAGAGGCTACCGTGTCACTGCTCAGTCCATCATCCCAGGTATCCTGGAGCGCGAGCAGGAGCAGAGCGTCATCTACGGCTCCATTGACTTTGGAAAGACTGTTGTGTCTCACAGCAAATACATGGAGCTGCTGGAGAAGACCAGCAGGCCACTCAAG GTCCAGAGGCACAATGTGCTGAATGAGAAGAACGACAAAGTGGAGCTGTGCTCCTCAGTCGAGTGTAAGGGCATCATCGGGAATGATGGTCGTCACTACATTCTGGATCTTCTTCGTACCTTCCCTCCTGACCTTAACTTCCTGCCTGTGGATGGAGAGGAGCTTCCTCCAGAGAGTCAGCGCCTAGGCTTCCCCCGTCAGCACCGCCACCGCCTGGCTTGTCTACGCCAGGAGCTCATCGAGGCCTTTGTCGAGCACAG ATATCTTCTCTTCATGAAGATGGCAGCGTTACAGCTCATGCAACAGAAAGCAAACAAGGACACTAACAAGAGTGAAACACCTGCTATCACAGAGACCTCAGAAACAACCACAGAGAGCAATGCTGATACAACCCAGACACAGACCACAGCTTCAGATTCTCCTAGTGAACCTAATGCAGAGGTCTCTACAGACAACAGCACCTCTGCTGCCTCACAGGCAACgactgaggaggaagaaaacTCCTCGAAGCCCGCCAGTAACGGGCCTCTAGACCCCGCAACTACACAGAATGGGGAATGCAAGAGCCCACTGGAGG ATCCCAAAAGCCGCGAGGTCGTCCTCAATGCCTGCAAGGCAGTCGGCTCCATCAGCAACACATCTTTCGACATTCGCTTCAACCCTGATATCTTCTCCCCAG GAGTGCGTTTCCCAGAAGATAGCGCAGATGATGTCCAGAAGCAGAAGCAGCTACTCAAAGACGCTGCTGCCTTCCTGGTTTCCTGTCAGATCCCATCATTG GTTAAAGACTGTTTGGACCACAGCGCTCTGCCAATGGATGGAGCCACACTGACGGAGGCTTTGCACCAGAGAGGCATCAATATTCGCTACCTGGGCACCGTTCTGGATTTTGTGGACAAAACTCCTGCTAAATCCCAGCTGGAGCACTTCTAT AGAATAGGAATCAGTGAGCTGATCACCAGATGTGCAAAACATATCTTCAAGACATACCTCCAG GGCGTAGAGTTGTCTGCTCTCTCTGCCGCTGTAAGCCATTTCCTGAACTGCTTCCTGAGCTCTTTCCCCGACGCTGTTGCCCACCTGCCTCCTGACGAGCTGGTGTCACGCCGCAAAAACCGCAAACGCCGCAACCGGGTCCCCGGTGGTGGAGACAACACAGCGTGGGCCAGCCTGACGCCCAGCGAGCTGTGGAAGAACATCGCCTCTGAGGCTCTGAGCTACTATCACTTCACCATACAGTG TGACAGCGTGGACCAGGTGGTGGAGAAATACAACCTTCAGAAATCCACTCTGCTCAGAGAAATATCTATCAAAACGGGCATCCAG ATTCTGATAAAGGAGTACAACTTCGACAGCCGCCACAAACCCGCATTCACAGAGGAGGACATCTTGAATATTTTCCCTGTTGTGAAGCATGTGAACCCCAAAGCCTCAGACGCCTTCCACTTCTTCCAGAGCGGCCAGGCCAAGGTGCAGCAAG GTTTTCTGAAGGAAGGTTGTGAGCTGATCAACGAGGCTCTGAATCTTTTCAACAACGTGTACGGAGCCATGCATGTAGAGATCTGTGCCTGCTTGCGCCTGCTGGCTCGCCTTAATTACATCATGGGTGACCATGCTGAG GCCCTCAGCAACCAGCAAAAGGCTGTTCTGATGAGCGAAAGAGTCCTTGGCATCGAACACCCCAACACAATTCAAGAATAT ATGCATTTGGCTCTGTACTGCTTCGCCAATGGCCAGCTGTCGACCGCTCTGAAGCTGCTTTACCGTGCCCGTTACCTCATGTTGTTGGTTTGCAGTGAGGACCACCCAGAGATGGCACTGCTAGAC AGTAACATCGGACTGGTACTGCATGGAGTAATGGAGTATGATTTATCTCTGAGGTTCCTGGAGAACGCCTTGACCATCAACACAAAGTACCATGGACCCCGGTCCCTCAAAGTAGCCCTCAG CCATCATTTGGTCGCGAGGGTTTACGAGAGCAAGGCTGAGTTCCGCTCGGCACTGCAGCACGAAAAGGAGGGATACACCATCTACAAGAACCAG ATGGGTGAGGCACATGAGAAAACCAAGGAGAGCTCCGAGTACCTGAAGTACCTCACCCAACAAGCTGTGGCTCTGCAGAGAACCATGAACGAGATCTACAAGAACGGCTCCAACGCCAGCATCATGCCCCTCAAG TTCACTGCTCCCAGCATGGCCAGCGTCCTTGAACAGCTCAACATTATCAATGGCATCATCTTCATACCTCTCAG ccaAAAGGATTTAGAAAACCTGAAGGCAGAGGTGCAGAGgcggcagcagctgcaggagtttGGAAAGATTGAGGATCCCAGTGATGACAGCCCACTGGAACTAGAGGACAAAATTCCCATTGATTAA